Within the Candidatus Saccharibacteria bacterium oral taxon 488 genome, the region TACATGTCAGGATGAGTTATAACATCAGTTCGACTTCCTTTTTTGTTCAAAACCATTGATACTGTTTGATTTATCAATGATTTAGTGGGAACAACTATACAAACAGACAAACCACTATTGAACTTTTCAATAGCTTTAGACACCATCAAATGAGACTTACCATAAGAGGTTGGCGCAACGACAGCAAGATTAGAAACATTTCTGACACTACGACTTAGTCTAAATTGTTGCTCTGATTTGTAATACTCTTCCTTATATGATTCTGCCAACGCCTTATTAAATAGACTGTTCACGTCGTCCTCCACAGCCTCTAATTCTGTAGTATAACTATCGTGAGCTTGTATGAGCATAAGTACAGGATAGTATCGTAATAAGCTAGCAAAATGAGATAATGCATAAAAATTATTACTAAGAAGCCCGTAATTTAGGGCTATTGAATATGCCATTTTTTGCACATCCTCATCACCATAAAGTGAAAAATAATTTAAGATTCTATATATAAATTGCGTCTCATCCTGAGCTAGATGCTGTCTCAACATTATTTTTCTGTATACTTTAGCAAATAAGAAATTATGATCCTCAGCTTTCCTTGTTAATGCTGATCTTAAAGAGCTAAGAGTGATCTTGTACATCAAACCCCTCCTTCAGCCCCTAAGAAATCAATAATATCATCGAATAGTTTACGATGAATACAAATAATTATAAAATTATCAAAACACCCTGTATTCTTTATACTATCAATTTTCTTAATAACATCTTTCGTGTCTGTTATATTATAAGCAAAATCTCCAAAATTAACCGCCATAAGAATTGCGTTACGGTTAGTCCCCTCCCGTTGATAAACCATATTTCTACTGTTAGACAGTAACTTGGTTAACTCTATTTTTTTCTCCGACGCAAATATTACCGCCACCTCTGCCTTAGCAGCCTCCCATCTATATCGAGTGGATGCCTGTCCTTCCGACATAATATTATCAAAGTAGTTCTTAAGGCCCTTGCTCGCCCTATTAATTAGCTCTTCGCGATTAGTTTTTTCAACTAACCCAGATTTTACCTCGCCATACCATATTTTTTTACAGTCCTTGTCATAAAAATTTAAATCAAAACCTGGCTTTATATTCCGATTTTGAAGTGCAAATATTCTACTCATGCTTTCAGCTGAAAAATCTAAATAGTTTGAAGCTAGAATATGCATCAATAACTCACCAATAACCCCGTACTTGCCTTCTTCGTCTTTACGACTCATTAGATTTTCATACATCTGCCTACAAGCAGCTTGGTAGGTATATTCATCAGGCTCAATAGCAATAGGCTCTGTGCCATAGCAGACCTCTGCCAATTTAACCCTTATCATTTCTTTAAGGTCTTCAAAATGATGATCATTAATATTTAGTATTCTATACTTCACATGACCGTATTCATCTTTCACACACAATATATCGTCAGATAAAGACATTCTACTGAGTATACTCCATATATAATCTTTTTATCTAAAATAAAAGATTTAATTCAATTATATGACTTATTATATCATTTTAGTGATTAGTACAACTGAATGCTAACTTTGTCAGCGCACAATCACTCAGCAAACTGACTATTATAAAGCTCAGCATAAAAACCGCCTTGCTTCAGCAGTTCATCATGCTTGCCCTGCTCGATGATGTTGCCGTCGCGGACGACCAAGATTAGATCAGCGTCGCGGATGGTACTCAGCCGATGGGCGATGACGAAGCTAGTTTTGCCTTGTATCAACTTGTCCATGGCTTTTTGGATGAGCACTTCAGTGCGGGTGTCGACCGAGCTGGTAGCTTCGTCCAAAATCAGCATCGGCGTGCACGCCAGCATCGCCCGGGAGATCGTCAGCAGCTGCTTCTCGCCCTGTGAAATGTTCGCGGCTTCCTCGCCCAGTATCATGTCATAACCGCCCGGCAGCGACCGCACGAAGTGATCAACATGCGCCTCCTTGGCGGTGGCGACCATCTCTTCTTCGCTGGCTGTTGGATTGCCGTAGAGCAAATTTTGGCGAATCGTGCCGTTAAACAACCAAGTGTCCTGCAACACCATACCAAACATTTGCCGCACATCGCTGCGCTTCATCTGGGCTATGTTCACGCCGTCAATTTTGATAGCGCCGCTGTTAATTTCGTAAAATCGCATCAGTAAATTGACCAAGGTGGTTTTGCCCGCACCCGTCGGACCGACAATCGCCACGCGCTGGCCGGGCTTGATGTGCGCCGACAGACCTTTGATGATGGTTTGGTCAGGCTTGTAGCCAAAGACTACGTTGTCAAATTCGACTTCGCCCTTGACGTGCGCCAATTTCACCAAATCCTTGCCCTCCGCCTGTTCTTCCGGCTCGTCCAAAAATTCA harbors:
- a CDS encoding DUF1837 domain-containing protein — protein: MSLSDDILCVKDEYGHVKYRILNINDHHFEDLKEMIRVKLAEVCYGTEPIAIEPDEYTYQAACRQMYENLMSRKDEEGKYGVIGELLMHILASNYLDFSAESMSRIFALQNRNIKPGFDLNFYDKDCKKIWYGEVKSGLVEKTNREELINRASKGLKNYFDNIMSEGQASTRYRWEAAKAEVAVIFASEKKIELTKLLSNSRNMVYQREGTNRNAILMAVNFGDFAYNITDTKDVIKKIDSIKNTGCFDNFIIICIHRKLFDDIIDFLGAEGGV